The segment gtttaatttgttgttttaagGTTTTGAAAACAGAGGCATGGGAAATCAACACCCCAGAGGCTGCAAAATTAAAGAGAATCTTTGCATTTGTTGGTGGTCTTGTCAGAGGAATTGAATTTCCTTTTCTCTAAAAGTCTGGGTTTTCCTTTTggctttctatttttatttcttttatttctttttttgtttgaccATGAATCTAGTAATTCATAAAGAGTCATTATTATTTCCTTTCAGAATAGTTAGTAAACTCATGTTTTGACTGATTTAATGTTGAATACTAAAATAATCAATCAGTGCATTTAAATTTTAGGAACTCAGTGACCTTTTAGTGGAGATGAAAAGGATGTatttttgtctctgtgtgtggaaTATTTATTTCTAGGATGATTATTTTCGATTGACAAAGTAAAGACATATATAGTGTACATCAACTTCAAAGTAATAGCTCTAAGGAGGCTAGGTGACCAaataattgtcattatttttggTTCCTTTTAAAAGCTATTAATGTAAGACCAGCTGCAATCTCAGACTCTCCCAACACTTTGAGGAAGATCACTAATCCTTTGAATTCAACCGGCATAGTATACCTAACACATAAGTAATTAAATATCTTCAGTTCCTCAAATCCTTCTTTACTGATAGATGTACATTCCTCACAAGGCGGGAACTGCCTAATGAGAGCCTTTTTTTCTCCTGGCAAATGGGTCAAGGCATTGTGATTATAAAACTTACATCAGAATGTCGTAATAGAAGGGGGAGATCAGTGCTCAGACCAGGAATAAAAGCCACCTCTTTGAAGAAAACGAGACCCATGTTGGTTACATAATCTCATGCATTCAGTTTTTTTCCAAAGCAGTTGGCACAAACAATGCTTTAGTGTGGCAGTGATGACAGTAGTACTTCTTTAGGTCATCGATAAACAGAGTATACGTATCACCTGCTTATACTGCTAACCATGGGCTTGGCTGTTGTTGTAGGTTCTCCCTGAGAAAACAAACAAAGTTGTTATTAAGGAGATGTAGTGAAAGACGGCGTGATAAGCACAGTTTAAGTGGCGGTGCACTGAAGCGTTGTTTCCTGAGATGCATCCTGGGCAGAGAGTGGTGTCTGCAGATAGGGCCTATCTGACATGCAAGACTGCTCGGGATGGGGCTGGGCTTTTGAAGTCGTGCTTTTGAGATTCGTTTGCCTAGGTTGGCTTTGAAGGGAGTCGGGCGGCGTGATAAAAATGTTTGGCCGTGGCTAGCTCCCTGCATAGGCATGCCCTCTGCCTTCCCGCTCCTGTCCGTACGCAACTGTCTACAAAACACACCTCTGTGTCTGACTAGATGGCcagatttcagaaaaaaatccTTCCAaggagtgtgtatgtgtttgcttTTTGTTAGCTGAAATTGGCTGAGAGCATAGGATTAACCTTCTGTGTTAAACTGAGTTGTTTTTGCCATAAAAGAGAGCCCAGCGTATATGATTCCTCTTTGAATGTAATCCATGTCTAGGAAAACAATGTAATATTTATAACAATGACTGAAAATAGTGCAGTTTATTTTTCTAGAAGAATTGAGATGAGACCTTAAGTGCATGTGTCCACTGCACTGGTCAGacctttaaatgttatttttcattatcaGGATTCATGATGACATTTTGCATCCAAACCACTATGAATTATTACTtttgacctatatatatatatatatatattatgaaattcataaattcatattttttatttagcaaggatttaTTAAGTTGTTCCAAACAAAATTTCGGAACAGCCATGCATTCAGCATGAATATCTATGGAAgtttctttaacaaaaaaaaaaaacaaacaaaaaaaaagccgtGAGCTGCTTTCCCCCTCATGCTCCCTGAATATCATTAATTAGCCAAGGTTAAAATAACATGGAGTGGAAGCATGTAATGTGAGCGTAATTAACCACCTGAGAGAAGCCACAAAAAAAGCTCATTACAGGATAATTACCCTTCGTTTCTGCTTGTGAGAGTAGTCTTGGCTGGGACTGAGATTCCAGGATTTAGAGGTATATGTTTTCCTCACATATGGAAGGATGACAGAAGAGAAGGAGGAGCTAAGATGGGAGGATATTGGATGAGTGGTGGATTGGTGATTTTTATATAAAGCATCGTGTGAGTGTTAGGTTTTTTAATTATGCTAGTGGAAACTGAAAACTTCACATCTTGGTGTAGCTACAGGCTCAGTGTATTCGGATGTTTTATttagtgagagtgagagagagtgagagtgagagtgagagagagagagagagagagagagagagagagagagagagaaagagagagcaagagtTGGGCACCAAAACATGCTGGAATTACTTTAATCTGAACTTTCATTGAATTTTTCATTGTTTGAAACTaagtcatgtcacctttattaATATAGGATTTTGTATGACACAGTTATCACAATCtttttttcaaattgaaaaatcGCTTCTCCTCTGAAACGACTACCACTGTTTTGACATGGCCACTTTCAAGTCAATTCCCAATTAATGAAATTCCATCCTGTTGTTTCGTATGATGAAAGTATGATCCGGTTGTTAATGCCATTTGATGCACAATGAGGATGAGGATTTTCTTTTCCCCAAAAATGCTAGTTAATGTTGTTTCTTTGAACTAAAACTTTACACATTGTATATTGTATAACAGCTTCCAAAAActggactttttttatttatttttttactttttttggggggttggGGGTTTTCTCGTCTTGTCACGCTCTTGGTGTTCCCAGTCAAAAATGACTCgtctacaaaaaaaagtttataaattgATCATTATGGAATTGGATTTAATCATTCatgaacttgttttctttcaattagcacaggttttgaatttcttttttggaACTGACTGATCTGACCTCATGCACTTGAGTTTTTGAGTGAACATTGCCCAAATTGTTGACAAATAAGGCTTTTTTTCTCCCAAAAATGTAGGTGCAAAAGATCAGATCAATGAGGACTATGACCAATCAGTTctaaatagaaattaaaaaacttgtgctaattaaaaataaataaataaataaataaataaatccaacatcATCAAGTATAATAAGATATGTACAAGCTTTTTAAAaggccggtcatttttgaccaggaacaccACATTATGTAGAGGATTTGCAGCATATTACAAGTGTTGAAATGCATGAAGTTGTAAAACTGAATCAAGAATTAGATCAACACACACTTTGTTCTTGCTGCTTCTAGGAATCTCACCAGAGTTCCGCAGACTTCCGGTTCTACATTAAGAACCAAACCAGAGACGACGTGAGTCGGAAGCAGGTGCGGATATATCAGCTCTACAGCCGAACCACTGGGAAACACGTGCAGATCCTGGGCAAGAAGATCAACGCCAATGGAGACGATGGGGGCAAGTACGGTACGGGAGTGTTCCTGTGCTCTGAATAAACCACCCAGTAGAACCTGTAACATTTTACTTAGTGTATGGTCTGCTGTTGAGCATGTGAGGTAGAataatttaaagggatatttcaaccaaaaatgacatttcagtcaacatttactcacccttgtgtcgttccaaacctgtatgactttgtttcttttgttaaACACAAATGGGGGAGTTATTAAGACTGCACTGGTTACTCTTTTCTATGCAATTGCAATGACTGAGGCTCTtaaaaaagatgcaaaaaaaatcaCCGAGGTTTAATAAATGTGGTATTATAATAGTAGGCCATATAGCTATTTTCATGCATATCAAATTCTGCTTAAGGTCTATGTTCAGGTTACAGCTATATTCTGAAGACAATATATGCAAACATATGTACACAACATTTATGTTTTCTATGTTTACATGTAACATATATTCTATGGGTGGGAATTTGAGGAACCAGAATATTCTTAAACTGAATCGGGCAATCAGATTGGGGAATAACTCAAGTATAATCAAAATATTGCATGATTCATATCGGAAAatttgtgtgcatgtgagtgtattCAGTGAGTTGAATTTGAGAACTTAATCAGATTGATTCatctttggatgaactatccctttaactatctTATGTATTCTTGTGTTTCATGTTTTCAAGTCTTCCTAAATGGCTGTGAGTGCGCTTCAATCAGTTTTCTGATAATAATGTATAGCTTCAGAATCATTAAAGCTGCCTCTTGCATTTTAATTGACTAAATAATTAGGCTAATTTAACTAATGATTCCACTTAGATAAAGTGTTTAATACTCTCCATTAGCTCCATTAAACTAATTTTACCATGTTTAAATACCATATTTCCCCAGATCAGGGCAGATTATTCCATCTAGGcctgctaatatcgttatctaaGATGAACTTCTTCTCTTTAACATCCAACCTGGGCTGTTATTAATCAAAATGTATCAaagtataaacaaaacaaaaccaacagAACTGATGGGCAGCGTGCCCCAGTGGTAGGAGTGTGAGAACAGAGCCTCGAACTGAAGATAAACACACTGAATTCTACTCTTAACTTTGTCGATTGATAGAAGCATGTTTATATTTCAGTCTTGTGCTCGGCTGTGTCAGTTAGAGCTGTTCAACATGAAGATTCCACAACAGACATTACTCCATAAACCTTTAGTCCTGGATTCCTATACCTGCATAATGTTTCTTATGTAGTCTTATAATCCTTTGGATTTCTAGTGCTCGGCTTCTGTTTGTTTCTTCTTGTATGGAGTTTTATTCTTATTCCTGTGCTTAACTGTAATGTGAGTGAAGTGAAATGATTTAATGTGAGCtgaagtttttgttcattttgtgtcATATTGGATGCAGGATTAAAAATATTGGATTTTAAAGGCACAGGGACCTAAACATGATAAGTCTGTCGATATTTTCTAACCTACATGTTagtccaaacttgtatgactttctttatttaGTGCAACTTTATAGAATCTAAGACAATTTCCACTGAAGATCTTGCTATTGATCTAGTAAATATTTGAAAGTTTATGTGAGAAGTATTTACAtctgatttgtgaatgaattaaatcgattttgagcaacatgagggcgagtaaatgatcaTAGAtcatagattttatttttgggtgagctatcactTTGATTCATTGTTAATTTGGACATTGATGGTGATTCTGTTTTGATGGTTGTGTTTCAGTGTTGTGTTCGGAATTGTCATAAATCTTACAATCTTCAAATATCTGTGCCATTAAACTGCATGAAATCAGAAGCTGACCTAAATGAAAATTGTTACCATGGAAGCAGACAGTGTATGCTTGTGTTTGGTATAGCGTCCCTTGTGGCAATGTTGAGAATTCAACATGTGCTTGCctgaaaacaatcaaaataaaaagatattgtataaatatttaatttgcctgcatgtcatgtgaccattaactgaTATCTGAGTACCGTAAGTATGccaatgtgttgttaaattactaaaacatcaATTTAAAATCTTAAGTGGACAAAAAAGTTTGAGGATACCTCTGTTGCACTGTGAATAATACCATTTGAACAAAAAACATGGCAGCTTGTGGAAGGAAGCTTTGTTTAACCATATTCAGAGACCTGAATATATAACAGAAACCTGTATTCACAGAGTTGTGTTTTGATCTTTAATgctcagcattcagtatttgatTATGGGAAAGTCAGCAATGTTAAGTAATTATTTAGCAGGATTAGATCAAATTTTTAATTTCTTCTCATGTTAAATTGGGATCTAGTGTTTTTCGGCAATGCtggtagtgttcctgtagctcaattggtagagcattgcgctatcaagcgcaaggttgagggttcaattccccgggaacagataataggtaaaaatttatagcctgaatgcagtgtaagtcgctttggataaaagcgtctgctaaatgcatagatTTCATTTCAAATTTCATTTAATGTTCTTTAGTCAACTGACATTTATAGCAGTGTGAGCTATTGTTTGCTATTCAGCAAGTGTTTACAGCAGTGCTGTTGTTGTTTACTGCTTGAATGTGTTAGTGTTTGGTTAAGCTGTGCAGTATTGGCTTAGAAAGATCCTCTATACCTGTGTTAACATGAGAGGAGGGAGATCCAGGTAAACCCCTGCACCTGGCACCTGTGAActccatgacacacacacactgtgctccTCTGTGTCAGCTTCACCATGTTCTTGCTGTCCTGTCAACGTTAATAGGTCTCTATtaataattccattcaaaaaaaaaaaaaaaaaggagtgcaGAGCTTGAAAAATGTCTTCTGTTTCACCCCTGTGTGGGATAATAAAACATTCACATTACTGAAGGTCAGTGTGTCCGGTTGACATCTGTGCTTTAATATTAATAAGCTGCACCAGTAAGAAATCAGCTGGTGTGAGAGATGCACAGCTGGTGGGCTGACTGCTTTAAGCATTCGGTTTTTAGGTACAGAGTTGATTTAAATGCGGGAATATTTGCTGTATTTTTCTGGCATATCTTTCAAAACGTCACGCTCTTATTCAAGGGGTCTGCGCCGCTGAGGAGTGGGATCTTTCCCACCCTCATTTGATCTTAAGTGCCCTGCCTGGATTAGTCGTTCCTCTCATGTTGCCCCAGGCTGTTTTGGAAGGGGACAGTTTTGGTGTTGCTCTCTAAGCCTCTCTGCTTTGAGCACCTTTGAATAACCCAGTGTGTTCAACAAATGGATCATCCTAACTTTTTGATTGAGTGAACATGAACAAAAGGCAAGTGGAAACCCAATCCGTGGGGATCTGAACTGCTCCAAGGAGTTTGGCAGATTGCTTCCCCCCAAGAGAAGGACCCTTAACAAAGGTGgttacagagagaaagagagagagagttgggtGTTTAGGGGGAGTGAGGGAGCTGTAGTGTATGATGAATCattacatttttctctttttttatagtTTGCATGCCAAATGTTTATCTTTTGAATAAAAAGTATGTTATATAATGTACTAAATACTACATGAAGGAGTATTTTTTCTCACACAGCTACATAAAACAactaatagagagagagagagagagagagagagagagagaaagaaatgaaaaaggaaaaataatttatgggaaattgtcattaaaataatgtaaaaaaatctaaaacaatgaaaaaaaacaattcaattcaagtttatttgtatagcgctttttgtgatacaaatcattgcaaagcaactttataaaaaaaatagtttctacaacatttagtagtagcttataagcggtgatcagtttatgtgcaaatgacaggaattttcagaaataaattatacaagacatagtcatccagacgatgaacactattaactgcaattataatgtgattgcatagtaagtagcaatatttgctagttctgtatgttgtttcagggttaacATCATCTGGGGTCTTCTGAGGGGttgacatcatctcttctcaggtgttctggatccagactggagcttgtgtaaatcctagttaccacgggatgtaaatgccgtggcaaaacagagaaacaaatagagacgtcattagcatagctgctgttccaacaaagtaaaattaattagtttaacccaagctaaagaataagaatacgCATTtgttatgagatgcattattcgaatgcttggcgaaagagatttgtttttaatctatatttaaacagagagagtgtgtctgaatcccaaacattatcaggaaggctattccagagtttgggagccaaatgcaaaaaagctctacctcctttagtggactttgctatgctaggaactaccaaaagtccagcattttgtgaccttaatgagcgtgatgggttgtagcatggtataaggctagataggtacgcaggagctaaaccatttagggccttataggtaagtaatgataatttgtaactgatatggaacttaataggtagccagtgcagagactgtaaaattgggataatatgatcatattttcttgacctggtaaggactctttgcattttggactacctgtagcttatttattgaagatgctggacaaccaccaagaagtgcgttacaatagtccagtctagaggtcataaatgcatgaactagcttttctgcatcagaaacagctAACATATTTCGTAGCTTGTTTcttagatggaagaatgctgtttttgtaacgggaaatatggttttcaaaagacaagttgctgtctaaagccctattcggacgggactagttttacaggggtcGTTAGAGGaatctgtgtttcacagacatacttggtgattttaatcccgtccgaatctgccacgtctgtgtttttctcacacaacctctgtgataattccagagcaaattacctactgttttttcagcaaactcagtgaaCTCAGTGAATCCCATCCGAATGCAAATGTCTGTGATTgtggtgatattttatttcacaacgcgtttccttgtgtgttttggccaacgtgaattaccgtagatgctcttacctgcacgcatgtttgatatatttgcttcccggcaaagaaataataataaaaaaatacttaaaaaaataaaatcaagagccagatcacgtaaactgttaatactgGCTATTGTAAAATCAGCATCGGGTAAGATTAAtcacgttcatttatgcactcagttacataatgttttaattacaaatgaacctttataaaaattaaacatggggttagcctactactactattacaaaaaaaaaggaaaacaagttaaactaaagaaaCCACACAGTTTTGCTATACTAGtcatttagtatttattgtgtaataatactaatggtaATCATTCCGAATTACTATATGCAATGCATGCATACAGAGTGCATGATCTCTGTGACGCCCAGATGCAAAAaacagaccctcccacctctttaataaacacagagatgttagtcccgtccgaattgaTACATGAAAATCGTGgacgtcaggtggtaagaatcaAAACTCAaatgtagtttagaaaactagtcccgtccaaaTATGGGCtttatataacacccagatttttgactgtagatgaagtaacagtacatccgtctagttgcaaactgtagtctactagattctgtgtactgttttttggtaaTACCTCTGTCTTATCAAAATTCagtaggagaaaattattggtcatccaatcttttacactctgttagcttagataatttagaagtttcatctggtctcgttgatatacgtatatagttgagtatcatcagcataaaagtggaaactaattctgtattttctaataatattaccaaggggcaacatgtatattgaaaatagaagaggacatAGGatagatccttgtggcactccatattttactggtaataaatgagatgactccccatttaaataaacaaaatggtagggATCGGACAGGTATGATCTAAagcatcttagagcctgcccttgaatacccgtATAGTTTTGTaaatctatggtgtcgaacgcagcactaagatcaagtaaaacaagcaatgagatgcagccttgatctgacgcaagaagcaagtcatttgtaatttaaaaaatttaaacataCAATGACAATGAAGCCtgtattgttttgttctgttctgttttgtgtttatataaACAAGGAGTGTTCTTAACAGATTTACCCAAATATActatttttagaaatatatatctaacaaatacatttttattttgtgagcATCATATTTTCTTCATGAACCCTAAGTaaactgtgttttatttttacctaCAGCTCTACTTGTTGTGGAGACGGAGACATTCGGGAGTCACATTAGAATAAAAGGGAAAGAGAGCGGATACTACATCTGTATGAACAAGAATGGCAAAATTATTGGAAAGGTATGTTTACTATCAGATATTGGGATTGAAAATATCAggttcttgcaaaaaaaaaaaaaaactggtataaAAACAAGTTTGGGCCACATTAAACTGTGATATGAATGTAACAAGAAATTGTTTTCGGTCCCTGTGTGTATGCTTTTGATTTATGCATGGACTAATGTATAATTGCAGTTATGAATATGAATACTCGTTTATTGCATGTTTAGCATATGTCAACTTGATGTATGAGTTTGTAGTTGGGAGCAAAACCACTGCCACTGTAACCAACTCATGATGGTTACATAATGGAGCCAGTAAACACATATTTTCATACCATCTATTTAAACAAAAGTGAAGTATTGAGGCTGGttgtttgaagttaaaattgTCCTTTTTTCCAAGTTCTTGTAACTTCCATTCCACAAACAAATCTAAGTGGAAAGACCACCATCACCTACATTTGCCATGAATGGGACATTACATGCTTGACTAGCTTGTTTTAAACTGCCCCTAAGTTGAAGGGCGCAATTATTGTGTCTTGTTGGCAGAAGCTGgtcattcttttaaaaacattgtgCTTTGTAAGATAAGTAGGCATCCTTACAAACAATAGGTTTATAGTAGGTGTGTGAACTGCTTTTAGTCAAACTTTGAAAACATTTTgagatgcttttttatttatttagatattttattttattttattttattttattttattttattttattttattttattttattttatgggaaATATGGTATGTTGTTGGGTGTGTTGTTGACAgactgactatatatatatatatatatatatatatatatatatatatatataatttttctttttacttcTATAACCATCCCGTGGTCATGAACtttgagaaaaatattttatgttaggGTTCATGTTTTGTATACTGTTTTTCTGACATTTCATCTCGCCTTTTCTTCTCAGCCCAATGGGAATAACCAAGAGTGCGTCTTTGTGGAAGAATTTTTGGAGAACAACTACACGGCGCTGGTGTCAGCCAAGTACAAAGGCTGGTATTTGGGTTTCAACCGAAAGGGTCGACCCAAGAAAGGATCCAACACCACGCAAACGCAGCAGGAAGTGCATTTCATGAAGCGCCACCCCAAAGGAAAAGCGGACCCTCTGGAGGAGTTCCGTTTCACGACGGTAACGAAACGGACACGAAGGGCACGACGTTTAAAACCCAACCCCAAAACGAACTGAGAAAGTGAGGATGAGTACGCACTGCTCCCTGAGGACACAACACGGTTCTTTTGTTACAAACACCTTAATCTAATCCGAAACGAGAGAAGGAAGAAGACACAAATAAACAATGGCTACGGAAAAGAGACAAAATCTTAAAAAATTGTtgaaagatgttttatttttatattttgatagaAAATGTCAAGTTTCTCCCAGCTGTTGAATGTgggtctttttttaaaatgtaatattggcgtctgttattttatttatactggATTAACTAAGGATGACCTATAAGGTACTAGTGTCTCCTGCTTTGACACGATTAAAACTCCGGAAGAGCGACAAGAGCAAACCTCACCACCTGGGAaaccttttattttcatttgtgttgCCCCCAACAACAAGGATCCTGTACTTTCCACTGAAATAAGAGCTGTCATGGAGACGCAACGAGAGAGCGATAACAGAGTCATGTGACCTTTGCAGGCCTCCATAGGTAAACGTGAAGCTTTGAGTGCAATATTTTGAAGAGCCTCTCTGTCAGATGCCTTTCTAGTCTGAACGGACCCCAGGCCTTCTGTTGGGCCAAATGCGCAGAATGcttcaatatttttttctgttttctgtgatTCAGCTTAGATCGATGTACTTTGACTAGCCAGATATCAGCTTTAACTGTGGTAGTAGTGAGTGTAGACCACCAGACGTGAGCCTGGATATGGATAAGGTTTGGGGAATTGCCCTAATGCTCTACATTTGGGTCATGCATACATGCTGGTTATGCGTAACCCTAAGTGTTAGCTACCAAAATACGTTATGCAAAACCCATTA is part of the Carassius carassius chromosome 33, fCarCar2.1, whole genome shotgun sequence genome and harbors:
- the LOC132113915 gene encoding fibroblast growth factor 18-like isoform X2, which translates into the protein MSVLPSRFIYVCLHFLVLYFQLQESHQSSADFRFYIKNQTRDDVSRKQVRIYQLYSRTTGKHVQILGKKINANGDDGALLVVETETFGSHIRIKGKESGYYICMNKNGKIIGKPNGNNQECVFVEEFLENNYTALVSAKYKGWYLGFNRKGRPKKGSNTTQTQQEVHFMKRHPKGKADPLEEFRFTTVTKRTRRARRLKPNPKTN
- the LOC132113915 gene encoding fibroblast growth factor 18-like isoform X1, which codes for MSVLPSRFIYVCLHFLVLYFQLQESHQSSADFRFYIKNQTRDDVSRKQVRIYQLYSRTTGKHVQILGKKINANGDDGGKYALLVVETETFGSHIRIKGKESGYYICMNKNGKIIGKPNGNNQECVFVEEFLENNYTALVSAKYKGWYLGFNRKGRPKKGSNTTQTQQEVHFMKRHPKGKADPLEEFRFTTVTKRTRRARRLKPNPKTN